CGTGCCCGCCTACCAGTTGCTCGGCGGGAAGTACCGCGACTCGATGCGCGTCTACTGCGACTGCCACACCGAGGAGGAGGCAGACCCCGAGGCCTGCGCCGACGAGGCAGAGCGCGTCGTCGAGGACCTCGGCTACGACGCGCTGAAGTTCGACCTCGACGTGCCGAGCGGCTTCGAGAAGGACCGCGCGAACCGCCACCTCCGCCCCGGCGAGATCCGCCACAAGGCCGAGATCGTAGAGCGCGTCACCGAGCGCGTGAAGGACCGCGCCGACGTAGCGTTCGACTGTCACTGGACGTACACCGCAAACAGCGCCGAGCGCCTCGCCCGCGCCATCGAGGACTTCGACGTGTGGTGGCTCGAGGACCCCGTCCCGCCGGAGAACCACGACGTGCAGCGGGAGGTCACCCACGGGACGACGACCCCGATCACCGCCGGCGAGAACGTCTACCGCAAGCACGGCCACCGCCGCCTGCTCGAGGAGCAGGCCGTCGACATCGTCGCGCCGGACCTGCCGAAGGTCGGCGGCATGCGCGAGACGCGGAAGATCGCCGACATGGCGGACACCTACTACGTCCCGGTCGCGATGCACAACGTCTCCTCGCCGATCGCGACGATGGCGAGCGCGCAGGTCGGCGCGGCCATCCCGAACGCGCTCGCGGTCGAGTACCACTCCTACGAACTCGGCTGGTGGGACGACCTCGTCGAGGAGACCGTCATCGAGGACGGGTACATCGAGATCCCCGAGAAGCCGGGCCTCGGCCTGACGCTCGACCTCGACGCCGTCGAGGAGCACCTCGTCGAGGGCGAGGAGCTGTTCGACTGAGCGGAGCGAAGTCGAGCAGAGACCACCTCCGGTGCGACCGAGTGGACTGGACCGGAATCGGCGCGCCCTAGCGGCTCACGTCGCGCCCGTCGTCGTCGAGGAACGCCGCCAGTTCCTCCCGCGTCGGTAGCCCCTCGATGTCGCCGGTCACCTGGGTCGCCAGCGCGCCGACCGCGTTCGCGCGCTCGGTCGCCTCGACGGGCGAGCGACCGTCGAGCCGTCCCGACAGGTAGCCGGCGGCGAACCCGTCGCCCGCGCCGATGGGATCCACGACGCGCTCGACGGGCACGGCCGGAACGCGCTCGGCGACGCCCTCCGCCGCCACGAACGCCCCGTCCTCGCCGAGTTTGACGACGACCTCCTCGGCCCCGCGCTCGCGGAACTCCCGGGCGATCTCACGGGGGTCGTCGGTCCCGAGGAGCACCTCGCCCTCGTCGAGACCCGGGAGGACGACGTCGGCCGCCGCCGCGAGCGGGAGGAGCGTCTCGCGCATCTCCGACTCCGACCACAGCGAGAACCGGAGGTTGGGGTCGAACGAGACGCGCACCCCGAGGTCGGCGCACCGCTCGACGAGGTCGAAACAGAGGTCGCGACAGGTCGAAGACAGGGCCGGGGTGATGCCCGTCAGGTGGAGGTACGACGCGCCGGCGAGCGCCTCGTCGGGGACGTCCCCGGGTTCGAGGCGGCTGGCGGCCGAGTCGTGGCGGTAGTAGAAGACCCCGCCCTCGCCGGTCGCGCGCCGCTCCTTGAACATCAGGCCGGTCGGCGCGTCGGGATCGAACCGGACGTACCGCGTGTCGACGCCGGTCCCGCGGATGGTGTCGCGGACGTAGCGACCGTGCGGGTCGTCGCCGAGGCGACTCGCCCAGGCGACCGGGTGGTCCAACCGCGCGAGGCCGACGGCGACGTTGCTCTCCGCGCCGCCGATGCGCTTACCGAACGCCGAGACGTACTGGAGCGGGCCCGTCTCCTTCGGATTCATGAGGACCATCGTCTCGCCGACGGTCACTACCGCAGGGTCGTGCGCTGTCATAGTACTGGATTCCGAGCGACGTACTACTCGTCGTGGGGTAAATATTTTGCCTCGGAGCGCGCACACACGCCGCATGGGTTCGGACGACCTCCGCCGGCGGATGGAGTCGATGGGGGAGCGGTTCAACTTCGGGGAGTACGAGATCGAGGCCTACCTCGCGGTGCTCGACCACGGCGAGATGACCGCGAGCGACATCGCCGATCACACGAGCATCCCGCAGCCGCGCGTCTACGACACGGTGCGCAAGCTGAGCGATCGCGGGATGGTGGAGTTGCGCGAGTCGCGCCCGATGCGGGTCGTCGCGCTCGACCCGGACGACGTGTTCCCCGAGGTGCAGACCTCGCTCGGGGCGATGGTCGAGGAACTCGCGGACCGCTACACCGCCCCGACGCGGGAGACGGAGGCCGTCTCGCTCGTGAAGTCCCGCCCGAGCATCCTCCGGTACCTGGAGGCGATCATCGAGAGCGCGGAGTACGAACTCACGTGCTCGCTCACGCCCGACCTGCTTGCGCGCTTCGAGGATCGACTCGAAGCCGCCGTCGAGGCCGACGTGACCGTCGAACTGCTGGTGACGCCCGCCGCCGACGCGCCGTCCCCCGAGGAGTACGACTACGCCGCCGTCGCGACGGTGGCGCGGGCGCGCCGCGGGCTCACCACCCCGGTGATGGCGGTCGCCGACGGGCAGCGCTCGGTCTACGCCACGCAGGACGCGCTCGACGGCGGATCGGAGCGCTACGGCGTCATCTTCAATCGCTCCTCGCTCGGCTTTCTCGTCTCCGGCTTCTTCAGCACCGTCCTCTGGACGACGGCCGACACGCTCCTCGATCACGTCGCGGGGCGGTCGTTCCCCCGTCAGTACGCCTCGATCCGCCGCTGTCTGAAGGACCTCGGCGACGAACCTGGGACGTTCTACGCCCGGATCCGCGGGCGCGACGTCGTGACCGGCGAGCGCCGCACCGCCGTCGGCCGCATCGCCGAGGTGACGCTCGAACCGACCGCCGAACTCGCCACGCTCACGCTCGCGACCGACGACGGCGACGTGACCGTCGGCGGGCGCGTCGCCGCCCTGGAGGACATGGAGGCCCACGAGATCGTCGTCGACACGGAGCCGCTCGAATGAACTACTACGACCTCCTCTACGAGCTGTACGACGAGTTCGACGCGAAGACGCTGCTCGAGTACCAGAACTTCGTCGACGTGTTCCCCGCAATCGGGTCGCGCGTCGCGCTCGAACACTGGCGGCGCGCCAGCGACGAACTCGAGCGCAGGAAGGACGCCGTCCGGACGGCCTTTCCCGCGGGCGAGACGCTCGCCGCCGTCGCCGCCCACGCCACGCGCGACGAGGCGTTCACCGCGCTCGACCTCCTCGCGACGTACGACCGCGCGGTGAACGTGCTCGTGCTCGACGTGGACGAGACGCTGCGCTCGGCCGGCCAGACCGACAACGAGATCCCCCGCGACACGCTCCACCTCCTGACCGAACTCCACGAGGAGGGGATGCCGATCGTCATCTGCACCGGCCAGACGCTGGAGAACGTCAAGGGGTTCATCACGCAGGGGCTGGGCAACGAACTCGTCCACTCGGGGACGCTGAGCATCGTCTACGAGGCCGGCAACGGCGTCTTCACGCCGGGCCACGGGGCGGACACGAAGCGCCTGCTCTACGAGGGCCTCGACGAGACCGTGCGCGGCGTGTTCGACGAGGTGCGCGCGCGGGTCGTCTCGGACGCCCCCGAGGACATCCGCCGGGGCTGTCACCTGCAGGGCAACGAGTTCAACGTCACGCTCAAGCCCAACCACCAGACCGGTAGCCGCGAGGCCGTCGAGGTCATCGACCACGCGCTGTGCTACCTGCTCGATCTGGTCGGCGAGGCGACTCCCGACGGCGATCCCGAGGGCGCGCGGGCGTTCTACGCCGCCGCCGACCCCGAGATCCGGGAGGTGCTCGAACACCGCGGCGGCGTCCCCGACCTCGACGTGGGGGACGTCCCGGACGACGCGAGGGAACTCTTCGAGCGCGTCGACGTGGCCTACTACGAGGGCGACGCCGCCGAGGTCGGCAGCCTCGAACTCGACAAGGTGGCCGGCGTCCAGGCCGCCTTCGAGGTGCTCGGCGTCGACGACCCCTTCGCGCTCGTGATGGGCGACTCGAAGAGCGACCTCCGCGTGATGGAGTGGGTGGAGGCGAACGGCTGCGGCATCGCCGCCGCCCCCGAACACGCCTCCGAGGTCGTCCTCGAGCACGTCCTCTCGACGGACGAACTCGTCTTCGACCGCAACGACGCCACCTCCATGCTGCGGGTCGTCTACGCGCTCGACCGGCTGGCGGGACTGTCGTAGGCGGTGTATCTTCACGAACGATCGCGTGCGAGCGTCCGGACCGCGCTGACTGCTTTCGTCGGCGCGTTTCGACGTCCGTCACCGATTCACGTTCGTGCTGCGAGTGCCAGGTCTGGACATTCGTCCTAACTCCTATACGAGCATCCGATCTATAACCGACATAATATGGGTGCCGAGGCCACCGCTCGCGTCGTGAAGACGCCCGACGTCCTCCACGGCAAACCTCGCATCGAGGGGACCCGCATCGGCGTGTTCGCGATCGGCGAATCCATCCGACGGAGCGGTCAGACCGGCGAAGGCGTCCTCGACGGCTATCCCGATCTCTCTCACGAGCAGGTGATAGCGGCGCTTGAGTACTACGACGAGCACTCCGAAGCGATGGACATCCTCCGAACGCAACGTGAAGCCAACCGTCGCCGCGTCGAGCGACAGCCGCGCGCCCCCGTAGACGCCGATAGGTGACGCGTGTCGGGCAGTATCCGTCTTCTCCGTGATCAGAACGTCAACGAACAGTACGTCGACGCGTTCGCGGTCACGAACGACTGGGTCGTCTTTACCGGCGACGACGACTTCGAACGCGACCTCCCGTTCGGTGTCGTCCTCTATCACCAGGAGGGCCTCCCCGCACCTGGTGTCGTTCTCGACGCGATCGAACTGATAGCCGATGCCTACGCCGACCACGGCGAGATCCTCGAATACGTCCCCGGGCAGTGGGTCTGAGCGCACTCACGGCGTAGACTCCGACGCTCGACCGTGGACCCCCGTTCGAGCCGGCTCGTCAGCGGACGTAGTTCCGTCGCTCGCGTTCGGTGCTCGGGTTTCGAGGCCGGTTGGCTGTTGCCCCGTTCGCGCGGCCCTCCGACTGCCCTACCCCCACCCGAGCGCGTCGGGGAGGTCGCCGAACCCCCCGCCGTCGTACCGGTGCGCGGTCCACCCGGCGTTCCGCGCCCCCTCCACGTCGGCGTCGGCGTCTCCGACCATCGCATACTCGTCGGCGGGCAGTCGCTCCTCGGCGAGCCGAAACGGCGCGGCGTCGGGCTTGTGCGCGCCCGCCTCGTAGGAGGCGACGAACGCGTCGAAGTACCCGAAGAGCCCGTGGGCCCGCAGCTTGTGCTCCTGCCACTCCCTGACGCCGTTCGTGAGGACGCCCAGTTCGTACTCCGCCGAGAGCCGCGCGAGCGTCGCATCGGTGCCCCTCGGCGGGCGGGACAGTTCGACCTCGTGCGCCAGGAGCGCGTCCGCGAACTCGCCGGGATCGGAGCGCAGGCCGATCTCCGCGAACGCTCCCCGGACGGGATCCGGCTCGCACGCGTCGAACCGGGCGTAGAACGCCCCGCCGTAGCCGTCGATCGCCTCCTCGGGGAGGTCCCCCTCGATCGCGGCGACGGCGCTCCGGAGGACGTCGCCGTAGTCGCACGTGAGGCGGAGGAGCGTCCCGTCCAGGTCGAAGAAGATGGCTCTCACGGGGAGTGGATTTCGACGCGATCGAGAAAGCACTACCCGTTCGAATCGGACTGGACCGCTCTCGGGACGGAGCGGGACGGGACGGGCTACGACGGCGGACGACGGCGGGTCGAGTTCGACTCGCCGGTCGCCTGCCGCGTGACTACTCGCGGAACTCGAAGCGGACGCGGTCGCCCTGCTCGAGGGACGTACCGGCGAAGACGCGCTCCCAGTCCCCGCCGGACCGTCGGAGCGCGACGGTGTCGTGTCGGAGGCGGTCGCCCTGCAGCAGCGCGGGGCGGACCTGCACCCCGTAGCGGTCGGTCAGTCGCTCGACGGCGTCGCCGACCGTCGCGTCCGGCGACAGCGCCATCTGCGCGCGCTCGAGGCCGGCGCGGGCGACCAGCCAGCCGCGGAGTTCGACGCCGACGCCGATGGTCGCACCCGCCCCCGCGTCCCCGCTCGTCGCGTGTAGTCCCGTGCTCATAGTCATACGTTGGCACGAGGGGTCAAAAAGTTTACTCACCATCGAAAAAATAGCTCTCGGGTCCTCGGGACGACTTTCGGTGGGTTTTACCACCGTCCCGCGACTCTCGTACGCGTATGAGCGACAACCAGTACCGCACGGAACGCGACAGTCTCGGGGAGATGCGGGTCCCGGCGGACGCCTACTGGGGTGCCCAGACCCAGCGCGCCGTGGAGAACTTCCCCATCTCCGGGATCACGTTCGGCCGCCGGTTCGTCCGGGCGCTCGGGGTCGTGAAGAAGGCCGCCGCGCGCGCGAACGTGGACCTCGGTCACGTCGACGAGGAGGCGGGCGAGGCCATCGTCGCCGCCGCGGACGAGGTCATCGCGGGCGAGCACGACGACCAGTTCCCCGTGGACGTGTTCCAGACCGGCTCCGGCACGTCCTCGAACATGAACGCGAACGAGGTCATCGCCAACCGCGCGAGCGAGATCCTGGGACAGGAGGTCGGCTCACGACACGTCCACCCGAACGACCAGGTGAACTTCGGGCAGTCGAGTAACGACGTGATCCCGACGGCGATGCACGTGAGCGCGCTGGAGGCCGTCGAGCGCGACCTGCTCCCGGCGCTCTCCCGCCTCAGCGACGAACTCGCGGCGAAGGAGGCGGACTTCGACGGCGTCGTCAAGACCGGCCGCACGCACCTGCAGGACGCCACGCCCGTCCGCCTCGGCCAGGAGTTCGGCGGCTACCGGACGCAGGTCGAGAAGGGCATCGAGCGCGTCCGGGACACGACCGACCACCTCGCCGAACTCGCGCTCGGCGGGACGGCCGTCGGGACGGGGCTCAACACCGACCCCGAGTTCCCCGAACTCGCCGCCGAGTACATCGCCGAGGAGACGGACCTCCCGTTCCGCGAGGCGGACAACCACTTCGAGGCGCAGGCCGCCCACGACGCGATGGCCGAGGCCCACGGCGCGCTGCGGGTCGTCGCCGGCTCGCTCAACAAGATCGCGAACGACCTCCGCCTGCTCGCCTCCGGCCCGCGCAACGGCCTGGGCGAGATCGACCAGCCCGAGAACCAGCCCGGCTCCTCGATCATGCCCGGGAAGATCAACCCGGTCGTCGCCGAGGCCGTCAACCAGGTCCACAAGCAGGTCGTGGGCAACGACGCCGCGGTGGCCGCCGGGGCCGCCGAGGGGCAACTCGATCTCAACCTCTACAAGCCCGTCATCGCGCACAACTTCCTCGAGTCGGCGGAGATCCTCGCCAACGCCAGCGACGTCTTCGGCGAGCGCTTCGTCGCCAAGCTGGAGGCCGACCGCGAGCACTGCGAGGCGGCGGTCGAGCGATCCATGGCGATCGCGACGGCGCTCAACCCCCACATCGGCTACGACAGGGCCGCCGAGGTGGGCAAGACGGCGCTCGAGGAGGACAAGACCGTCCGCGAGGTGGCGATCGAGAAGGGCTACGTCACCGAGGAGGAGGCCGACGCGATCCTCGACCCGCGCGAGATGACCGAGCCCGGCATCCTCGGGGGGGACTGAGCGTCGCGACGACATCCGTCATCGGTCTCCTCGTCTCGTTCGCGACTGTGGACGAGCCCCGCACGTCATCTCCTCGCAATCCCGCCGCGCTGCGGAGTTGCGCCGAAAAGTTCGTTTTCGTCGCCACGTCACATGTACCGCAGCATGTATGCTCTACGAGGTGCTAGACGTAGCCATGACGACCACAGCTCCCACTGAAGAGACGAAAGTGAGCGACCGGGGGATGGTCACTATCCCGGCGGCGATCCGTCGCCGCCTGGACATCGAGGCGGGCGACAAACTCCGGTGGGCTACCACCGACACGGGCGAGCTGACCGTCGAGGTCGTTCGGCAGCGCTACGGCGCGTTCGACGACGACACCCTGAAGGCCGACCTCGGCGGTGACAGCCTCGAAACACACGATCTCGCCGGATACGAACCGGAGTTCGCGGAGGACGTCTGATGGCGGTCGCGGTCGTCGACAGTAACGTCCTCATCGACTACAAGAACACCGGAGCCGGCGACCGTCACGACCGGGCAGAGGACATCGTGCGGGGGATGGACGCCGACGAACTCCCGACGGGTCGGGTGACGAATTACACCCTGCTCGAGACGCTGAACTGGATTCACGAGCGCCAGCGCCACGATATTGCGGTCGACCTCCACCGTCGACTCGCCGACTCGGCGGGCTTCGAACTCGTCCACTGCGCACAGAAGGACTTCCATCGCGCTGTCGACCTCTTCGAAACCTACGAGGGGCTCGCGTTCGGCGATGCGACCATCGCCGCGTACATGGAGCGCGAGGACATCGAGTACCTCTACAGCTTCGACGGTGACTTCGACACCCTCGGCTGGGTAATGCGCCTCGATACACCCGAGAATCCGTACGGCTGAACGTCGCATCGACGGCTCGCGAGAGCGAGGGGCGCGGCCGACCGGCGGAGGGACACTCGCTCGTTCGCTCACTCGTCGGCGCAACGGAGCCGTTCACCTCCACGTCCGGGCCGTCGCTTCTCACCACGCCGCCGCGACGGCGACTTCGGGCTCTTCCAGAGGTAGTCTCGCCGCGCCCGCGGCATTGGCCGGATTTTTATCGCTCCCCGCCTCACCCACGAGCAATGAGCGAGTACGACTACGAGGACCTCGGTCTCGTGGCGGGCCTCGAGATCCACCAGCAGCTCGACACCGCCGCGAAGCTCTTCTGTGACTGTCCGACGGAGCGCCGCGAGCCGGAGGAGGCGGTCCGCACCGTGACGCGGTACCTCCACCCGACGCGCAGCGAACTGGGCGAGATCGACGAGGCCGCCCTGGAGGAGAGCCGCGTCGACCGGGAGTTCCAGTACCTCGGATACGACACGACCTGCCTCGTCGAGGAGGACGACGAGCCGCCCCACCGAGTCGACGAGGAGGCGCTCGACGTGGCCCTGGAGATCGCCCAACTGCTCGACGCGACCCCGGTGGACGCGGCGCACGTGATGCGCAAGATCGTCGTGGACGGCTCGAACACGTCAGGGTTCCAGCGCTCGACGCTGATCGCCACCGACGGCGAGATCGAGACCGAGGAGGGGCCGGTCCGCATCGCGGACATGCTCCTGGAGGAGGAGAGCGCCGGTCGGATCGAGGAGACCGAGGAGGGCGTCGTCTACTCGCTCGATCGGCTGGGCATCCCCCTCGTCGAGATCGGCACGGAGCCGGACGTCCGCTCGCCCGAGCAGGCCCGGGACGCGGCCGCCCGGATCGGCATGTTACTCCGCTCGACCGGACACGTGAAGCGTGGGCTCGGCACCATCCGCCAGGACGTGAACGTCTCCATCGCGGAGGGCGCGCGGGTCGAACTCAAGGGGGTCCAGAGCCTCGACGACATCGACGACATCGTCCGCGAGGAGGTTCGCCGGCAGGTCGAACTGGTCGAGATCGGGAGGGAACTCCGGGAGCGCGGCGCGAGCGTCGGCGAGCCGCGGGACGTGACCGAGGTCTTCGAGGGCACCGACAGCGGCGTCGTCGCGTCGGCGGAGGCGGTAGTCGCCGTCCCGCTGTTCGGCTTCGACGGGCTCGTCGGCCGGGAGATCCAGCCCGATCGCCGTCTCGGGACGGAGTTCTCTGACCACGCGAAGCGCGCCGGTGCGGGCGGGATTTTCCACACCGACGAACTCCCCGCCTACGGCGTCACCGAGGACGAAGTCGCCGCGCTGCGCGAGGCGGTGGGGGCGGACGAGGCGGACGCCGTCGCGCTCGTCGCCGCCTCCCGGGCGGTCGCGGAGCGGGCCGTCGACGCCGTGGCGGAGCGCGCCCGCTCCGCGATCGAGGGCGTCCCCGAGGAGACGCGCGGCGCGAACGCCGACGGCACCTCCCGCTACCTCCGGCCGCTCCCCGGCGCGGCCCGCATGTACCCCGAGACGGACGTGCCGCCCGTCCCGCTCGACCCGACGGAGGTCGAGACGCCGGAACTGCTCACCGAGAAGGTCGACCGCTACGTCGCGGAGTACGGCCTCGACGCGGGGCTGGCCGAGCAGGTCGCCTACGGCCGCCGGATGCCGGTCTTCGAGGCGGCCGTCGAGGACGGTATCGACGCCACGCTCGCGGCCGGAACGGTCGAGTCGACCGTGACGGAACTGCGCCGCGACGACGTGCCCGTCGAGCAGCTCCGCGACGAGCACTTCCTCGACGTGCTCGCGCTCGTGGACGCGGGCGACCTCGCCAAGGAGGGCGTCGGCGACGTGCTGCGCGCGCTCGCAGAGGACCCGACGCTCACCGCGGCCGAGGCGGCCGAGGAGGCGGGCCTGTCCGGCGTCGACGAGGCCGAGGTGCGAGAGACGGTCGCCGAGGTCGTCGAGCGAAACGGGGAGCAGGTCGAGGCGGAGGGGATGGGCGCGTTCTCCGCGCTCATGGGCGAGGCCATGGGCGCGCTCCGCGGCAGGGCCGACGGCGAGGTGGTGAGCACGGTTCTGCGCGAGGAGATCCAGAAGCGGGCGTAGGAGAGCGGACGCGGGGGTGACGTGACGGACGCCGCTCGCGTCAGTCGGTCTCGGCGGCGACCGCCCGCCGCCCCGCGATCGTCTCGTGGAGCCACCCGTCGACGGAGAACGGTCCCGCGCCGGTGATCAGCAGGGCGGAGGTCAGCCCGAACAGCGAGACGTGCGCGAGCACCGGGTCGTCCGGGAGGCCGAACAGCGTCGTGGTGAGGAGGAGGAACGCGACGGCGGAGAACGCCCGGGTGAACAGCCCGAGGACGAGCATCACGCCGACGAGGATCTCCACCAGCCCGGCCCCGACGACCCACAGCTCCGGCCCGACGGGGACGACCGCGGTGAGGTC
The Halomarina pelagica DNA segment above includes these coding regions:
- a CDS encoding DUF433 domain-containing protein, producing MGAEATARVVKTPDVLHGKPRIEGTRIGVFAIGESIRRSGQTGEGVLDGYPDLSHEQVIAALEYYDEHSEAMDILRTQREANRRRVERQPRAPVDADR
- the gatE gene encoding Glu-tRNA(Gln) amidotransferase subunit GatE; translation: MSEYDYEDLGLVAGLEIHQQLDTAAKLFCDCPTERREPEEAVRTVTRYLHPTRSELGEIDEAALEESRVDREFQYLGYDTTCLVEEDDEPPHRVDEEALDVALEIAQLLDATPVDAAHVMRKIVVDGSNTSGFQRSTLIATDGEIETEEGPVRIADMLLEEESAGRIEETEEGVVYSLDRLGIPLVEIGTEPDVRSPEQARDAAARIGMLLRSTGHVKRGLGTIRQDVNVSIAEGARVELKGVQSLDDIDDIVREEVRRQVELVEIGRELRERGASVGEPRDVTEVFEGTDSGVVASAEAVVAVPLFGFDGLVGREIQPDRRLGTEFSDHAKRAGAGGIFHTDELPAYGVTEDEVAALREAVGADEADAVALVAASRAVAERAVDAVAERARSAIEGVPEETRGANADGTSRYLRPLPGAARMYPETDVPPVPLDPTEVETPELLTEKVDRYVAEYGLDAGLAEQVAYGRRMPVFEAAVEDGIDATLAAGTVESTVTELRRDDVPVEQLRDEHFLDVLALVDAGDLAKEGVGDVLRALAEDPTLTAAEAAEEAGLSGVDEAEVRETVAEVVERNGEQVEAEGMGAFSALMGEAMGALRGRADGEVVSTVLREEIQKRA
- a CDS encoding type II toxin-antitoxin system VapC family toxin → MAVAVVDSNVLIDYKNTGAGDRHDRAEDIVRGMDADELPTGRVTNYTLLETLNWIHERQRHDIAVDLHRRLADSAGFELVHCAQKDFHRAVDLFETYEGLAFGDATIAAYMEREDIEYLYSFDGDFDTLGWVMRLDTPENPYG
- a CDS encoding mandelate racemase/muconate lactonizing enzyme family protein, which translates into the protein MARDYTSLHDPNAEYTMRELSSESMGLANDRGARDVEITDVQTAMVDGNFPWTLVRVYTDAGVVGTGEAYWGAGVPELVERMTPFVVGENPLDIDRLFEHLVQKMSGEGSIEGVTVTAISGIEIALHDLAGKLLDVPAYQLLGGKYRDSMRVYCDCHTEEEADPEACADEAERVVEDLGYDALKFDLDVPSGFEKDRANRHLRPGEIRHKAEIVERVTERVKDRADVAFDCHWTYTANSAERLARAIEDFDVWWLEDPVPPENHDVQREVTHGTTTPITAGENVYRKHGHRRLLEEQAVDIVAPDLPKVGGMRETRKIADMADTYYVPVAMHNVSSPIATMASAQVGAAIPNALAVEYHSYELGWWDDLVEETVIEDGYIEIPEKPGLGLTLDLDAVEEHLVEGEELFD
- a CDS encoding class II fumarate hydratase, producing MSDNQYRTERDSLGEMRVPADAYWGAQTQRAVENFPISGITFGRRFVRALGVVKKAAARANVDLGHVDEEAGEAIVAAADEVIAGEHDDQFPVDVFQTGSGTSSNMNANEVIANRASEILGQEVGSRHVHPNDQVNFGQSSNDVIPTAMHVSALEAVERDLLPALSRLSDELAAKEADFDGVVKTGRTHLQDATPVRLGQEFGGYRTQVEKGIERVRDTTDHLAELALGGTAVGTGLNTDPEFPELAAEYIAEETDLPFREADNHFEAQAAHDAMAEAHGALRVVAGSLNKIANDLRLLASGPRNGLGEIDQPENQPGSSIMPGKINPVVAEAVNQVHKQVVGNDAAVAAGAAEGQLDLNLYKPVIAHNFLESAEILANASDVFGERFVAKLEADREHCEAAVERSMAIATALNPHIGYDRAAEVGKTALEEDKTVREVAIEKGYVTEEEADAILDPREMTEPGILGGD
- a CDS encoding HAD family hydrolase gives rise to the protein MRAIFFDLDGTLLRLTCDYGDVLRSAVAAIEGDLPEEAIDGYGGAFYARFDACEPDPVRGAFAEIGLRSDPGEFADALLAHEVELSRPPRGTDATLARLSAEYELGVLTNGVREWQEHKLRAHGLFGYFDAFVASYEAGAHKPDAAPFRLAEERLPADEYAMVGDADADVEGARNAGWTAHRYDGGGFGDLPDALGWG
- a CDS encoding sugar kinase, producing the protein MTAHDPAVVTVGETMVLMNPKETGPLQYVSAFGKRIGGAESNVAVGLARLDHPVAWASRLGDDPHGRYVRDTIRGTGVDTRYVRFDPDAPTGLMFKERRATGEGGVFYYRHDSAASRLEPGDVPDEALAGASYLHLTGITPALSSTCRDLCFDLVERCADLGVRVSFDPNLRFSLWSESEMRETLLPLAAAADVVLPGLDEGEVLLGTDDPREIAREFRERGAEEVVVKLGEDGAFVAAEGVAERVPAVPVERVVDPIGAGDGFAAGYLSGRLDGRSPVEATERANAVGALATQVTGDIEGLPTREELAAFLDDDGRDVSR
- the trmB gene encoding HTH-type sugar sensing transcriptional regulator TrmB; translated protein: MGSDDLRRRMESMGERFNFGEYEIEAYLAVLDHGEMTASDIADHTSIPQPRVYDTVRKLSDRGMVELRESRPMRVVALDPDDVFPEVQTSLGAMVEELADRYTAPTRETEAVSLVKSRPSILRYLEAIIESAEYELTCSLTPDLLARFEDRLEAAVEADVTVELLVTPAADAPSPEEYDYAAVATVARARRGLTTPVMAVADGQRSVYATQDALDGGSERYGVIFNRSSLGFLVSGFFSTVLWTTADTLLDHVAGRSFPRQYASIRRCLKDLGDEPGTFYARIRGRDVVTGERRTAVGRIAEVTLEPTAELATLTLATDDGDVTVGGRVAALEDMEAHEIVVDTEPLE
- a CDS encoding AbrB/MazE/SpoVT family DNA-binding domain-containing protein, whose product is MTTTAPTEETKVSDRGMVTIPAAIRRRLDIEAGDKLRWATTDTGELTVEVVRQRYGAFDDDTLKADLGGDSLETHDLAGYEPEFAEDV
- a CDS encoding HAD hydrolase family protein, translating into MNYYDLLYELYDEFDAKTLLEYQNFVDVFPAIGSRVALEHWRRASDELERRKDAVRTAFPAGETLAAVAAHATRDEAFTALDLLATYDRAVNVLVLDVDETLRSAGQTDNEIPRDTLHLLTELHEEGMPIVICTGQTLENVKGFITQGLGNELVHSGTLSIVYEAGNGVFTPGHGADTKRLLYEGLDETVRGVFDEVRARVVSDAPEDIRRGCHLQGNEFNVTLKPNHQTGSREAVEVIDHALCYLLDLVGEATPDGDPEGARAFYAAADPEIREVLEHRGGVPDLDVGDVPDDARELFERVDVAYYEGDAAEVGSLELDKVAGVQAAFEVLGVDDPFALVMGDSKSDLRVMEWVEANGCGIAAAPEHASEVVLEHVLSTDELVFDRNDATSMLRVVYALDRLAGLS